Within the Pseudarthrobacter sp. W1I19 genome, the region TGGCCCCGGTTCTGGTCCTCCGGCGGTGCCATTGAGCTGGAGGCGACAGACGATCCCCGGGCGAAGGAGCTGGAGCGCCGGATTGTTCTCTCCCAGTATTTGACCGCCATCAACTGCTCGGGCTCGCTGCCGCCGCAGGAAACAGGGTTGGTCTGCAATTCCTGGCGCGGCCGCTTCCACCTCGAAATGCACTGGTGGCATGCCGCCCACTTTGCCCACTGGAACCGTCCCGAACTCCTGCTGCCCTCCTTGCGCTGGTACTCCACTGTGATGGAACCTTCACGCGCGACTGCAAGGGCGCAAGGCTTCGACGGCGTCCGTTGGCCCAAGCAGGTGGGCCCCGACGGCAGGGAGAGCCCCAGCCCCATCGGGACGTTCCTCATCTGGCAGCAGCCGCACCCCATCCACCTGGCCGAACTCGTGTATCGCGCCCGCCCCGGCCGTGAGGTGCTGGAGGAATTCGGGGACATCGTGTTCGAAACGGCCGAGTTTATGGCCAGTTTCGCGCATCCAACCTCCCGGGGATTTGAACTGGGGCCTCCGTTGATACCTGCGCAGGAGAGCTACGGCAGCATCCGAGGCTCAGTCACCAACCCCACGTTCGAGCTCGCGTATTGGCAGTGGGCCCTTCGGGTCGCAGCTGCCTGGCGGGAAAGGCTGGGGCTGGAGCCCATCCCGGCCTGGCAGGAGGTGGCTGACGGGATGGTGCAGCCGCGGGTGATCGATGGCGTCTACGCTGCCATTGAGGTGGAGCCGTTCACCATCCGGACGGATCATCCTTCGATGCTATGCGCACTCGGTGTACTGCCGGAGACTGACGTCATCGACAAGGACATCATGCGGGCAACACTGGCGGAGGTGCTTGCCGACTGGGACTGGGGCAGCACCTGGGGCTGGGACTATCCCGTCATGGCCATGACCGCGGCGCGCCTCGGCGACCCGGAGGCTGCCGTCAACGCACTCCTGATGGACGCGGGGAAGAACACCGTCCTGCCCAACGGACACAACCGCCAGACGGACTCACTGCCGCTGTACCTGCCGGGCAACGGCGGGCTCCTCGCCGCCGTCGCACTGATGGCCGCCGGCTGGGATAACGGACCGGACCTCCATGCCCCTGGTTTCCCGCCCGGCTGGACTGTGGCGTGGGAAGGCCTGGTGGCCGCACCATAGCCCTGCCGGGATCAGCGCTGTTTTGCCGCGCCAGTACCCCGGCGCCGGACAGTAGCCGGGGTCCCATTGTCCGTGTGGACGGGCACCTTGCCCGGCTGGACCTGACGGGCTCCAAGGGTGCCTTTTTCATGTCCGTTCAACCCATTGTGCAGGTCGGCCTCACGGACCGCCGCCCAGCCCGCTGCGACGAGGTACACCTGGCTCACCAGGTTGAACCAGATCAGCAGGCCGATAATGATGGCGAAGGGCGCAAGGAGGGGATTTCGTCCGGCCCCGGCAAGCAGTTCGGTACTGAAGACCTGCAGCACGGTGGTACCCAACGCAGCGAGGACAGTGCCTTCCAGCAGTGCTCTGCGCGAAAGCTTCAGGCTCCCTCCCAGCCGGAACATGATGACGGCCGTAACCCAGCTCAAGACAAGCGGGACCGCAATCTTTACCGAGGTCGTCAGTGGCCCGGCAACGGCGTCGTCAAGCCGCAGGAAGTCTGCCACCCAGCCTGCGGCGGTGCCGAACAACAAGGAGGCGCCGGCGCTGATGACCAGGGCCAGGCCCAGCAGCAGCAACGTGCCGGCATCGCGCAGCTTCAAAAGGACCGGGTTGACACGCAAAGGCGGGAACTGAAGGACTCCGCGGAGGCCATCCCGCAGGCCGGCGATCCAACCCAGCGACGTGATTACCGTGACTATCGCTGCAATGAAGGCCGTCCAGCCCAACCCGTCAGGGTTCAACAGGTCCTTCGGATCGACCAGTCCTTCCCCGTTGCCAACCTTCAAGAGCCCGGGTGCGCTTTGGGCGACACTCTCGATGATGGTGTCCAGCAGTGCCTGCTGGCTCCGGAGCACCAGGCCGGCGATGGAAAAGCCGGTAGCGAGGAGGCCGGTAATCGAGAAGAACATCCTGAAGCCGATGCCGGCGCTCATCAACGGGCCGCGCTGGAGATTGTAGTGCTGGAAGGCCCGCAGGGGCCGGAGCGTGTTGAGCCGGGCAAGCAGCCATTGGACCATCGCCAGCAGGCTGGGCAGCGCGCCGCCGTCGGACCTCCGGACCTTGCCCCATTCCATCCGCTTTTGAATGACAGCGAGCTTAAGTTGGGAGCGGTCAGTGGGAAGCGGAGGCTCCGCCGGCATCCGCGGACCAGGTCCCGGCATGGTTGTCAGTTTCGGTCCCAAAGTCCAGCTCTTCCCGTAGCTGCCAGATGCCGTCCGCATCGTGCTCGTAGAGTCCCATGCTAACCACGGGGAAGGTGGCTCTGTAGTTCTTCAATACCGTTTCGGCCTCATCGAGGCTTTCAGGGGCAACATCGTGGGCGATGGTGACGTGCGGGTGGTAGGCGAAGGGAAGATCCCGCTGGAGGGGGCCCTGCTGGAGCTTCTCGTGGAGGTCCACGCAGGCCTCGAAACCTTCCTCCACGTTGATGAACACCACCGGCGAAACGGGACGGAACGTTCCGGTACCGGCGATGGTGACCATAAAGGGGCTTTGGCGGCGGGCCACGTCCCGCACGTGCTCCCGGGTAGCCTCCCAGTCCCGGGTAGGCGTGGTGGTCACCAGCGTGATGTGGGCCGGGACCACTCCTGCGAGGGGATCCCCGAAGGAAGCCCGCCAGCGCTGCAGCTCCTCAGCCACCTCCGGCGGGAAGCCCAGAATGACGCCGACGCTGATATCTTCCGTCCGGGACGGCCCATGCCCGGCCGCGCCGGTGTCCTCCGCCGGGTCGCCTTGGGGGTCGCCTCGCCTG harbors:
- a CDS encoding YihY/virulence factor BrkB family protein, which gives rise to MEWGKVRRSDGGALPSLLAMVQWLLARLNTLRPLRAFQHYNLQRGPLMSAGIGFRMFFSITGLLATGFSIAGLVLRSQQALLDTIIESVAQSAPGLLKVGNGEGLVDPKDLLNPDGLGWTAFIAAIVTVITSLGWIAGLRDGLRGVLQFPPLRVNPVLLKLRDAGTLLLLGLALVISAGASLLFGTAAGWVADFLRLDDAVAGPLTTSVKIAVPLVLSWVTAVIMFRLGGSLKLSRRALLEGTVLAALGTTVLQVFSTELLAGAGRNPLLAPFAIIIGLLIWFNLVSQVYLVAAGWAAVREADLHNGLNGHEKGTLGARQVQPGKVPVHTDNGTPATVRRRGTGAAKQR
- a CDS encoding 2'-5' RNA ligase family protein, encoding MPSSKVTAREGSRSVRAAGRRGDPQGDPAEDTGAAGHGPSRTEDISVGVILGFPPEVAEELQRWRASFGDPLAGVVPAHITLVTTTPTRDWEATREHVRDVARRQSPFMVTIAGTGTFRPVSPVVFINVEEGFEACVDLHEKLQQGPLQRDLPFAYHPHVTIAHDVAPESLDEAETVLKNYRATFPVVSMGLYEHDADGIWQLREELDFGTETDNHAGTWSADAGGASASH